A DNA window from Planctomycetota bacterium contains the following coding sequences:
- a CDS encoding alpha amylase C-terminal domain-containing protein, which yields MPTKKHSIAANVFAALVAAVCLSSAFAAQLSPSSRPGVGAIPYFVSSSNKGVTFRTWAPNAQAVSVAGSFNFYSNTAHMLGSEGNGWWSGDVPNVVANAQYKFAVKYNNVYTQKNDPRARRLTNSVGNSVVYDPNSYTWVNNNFQIDNWNELIIYEMHIGAFWVPDGSAPGTFIDAIAKLDHIQSLGVNCVELLPINEFPGDLSWGYNLSYPFSVESIYGNPNDLKKFVDECHARGIAVLNDVVYNHLGPNDLDMWKFDGWNANNLGGIFFYNDTTHATTPWGNTRMDYSRGEVRQYIRDNAMMWLDEFRMDGLRWDGTKYIRRTDQFGIDIPEGWSLLQWCNNEIDAAYPGKLSIAEDFDDNDWVTKPTGAGGAGFDTQWDWFVHSIRSVVEETSDANRSMASVRDIILQNYNGVHTQRIIYTESHDEDANGKSRVPSEISPAAPGNWYARKRSTLAAAVAFFSPGIPMMFMGQEFLEDGYFDPNDPLDWSKTTTYAGILQLYKDMIALRRNLNGETRGLTGASTNVFHVNDWNKVIAWHRWENGGGGDDVVVLANFSTWPLTNYRIGLPRPGMWRCRMNSDWNGYSSDYANTLCVDIEADGGPYDGMPYSGNFNAGAYSFIVYSQDGASQGNPSDLNGDCVVDSGDLGLLLLDFGPCPGCASDLDGSGEVDGGDVGVLLLDYDWTCS from the coding sequence ATGCCCACCAAGAAACACTCCATCGCCGCCAACGTGTTCGCCGCCCTCGTCGCAGCGGTCTGTCTGTCCAGCGCCTTCGCCGCGCAACTCTCGCCCTCCAGCCGGCCCGGCGTGGGCGCCATCCCCTACTTCGTGAGCTCCTCCAACAAGGGGGTCACCTTCCGAACCTGGGCCCCCAACGCCCAGGCCGTGAGCGTGGCCGGCTCCTTCAACTTCTACAGCAACACGGCGCACATGCTCGGCAGCGAGGGCAACGGCTGGTGGTCGGGCGACGTCCCCAACGTCGTCGCCAACGCCCAGTACAAGTTCGCGGTGAAGTACAACAACGTCTACACCCAGAAGAATGATCCTCGCGCCCGCCGCCTGACCAACAGCGTCGGCAACAGCGTGGTGTACGACCCGAATTCCTACACCTGGGTCAACAACAACTTCCAGATTGACAACTGGAACGAGCTGATCATCTACGAGATGCACATCGGGGCCTTCTGGGTTCCCGACGGCTCCGCCCCCGGCACCTTCATCGATGCGATCGCCAAGCTGGATCACATCCAGTCGCTCGGCGTGAACTGCGTGGAGCTGCTTCCGATCAACGAGTTTCCCGGCGATCTCTCCTGGGGCTACAACCTCAGCTATCCCTTCTCCGTCGAAAGCATTTACGGAAACCCGAACGACTTGAAGAAATTCGTCGACGAGTGCCACGCCCGCGGGATCGCCGTGCTCAACGACGTCGTCTACAACCACCTCGGCCCCAACGACCTGGACATGTGGAAGTTCGACGGCTGGAACGCCAACAACCTGGGCGGCATCTTCTTCTACAACGACACCACCCACGCCACGACCCCCTGGGGCAACACCCGAATGGACTATTCGCGCGGCGAGGTGCGCCAGTACATCCGCGACAACGCCATGATGTGGCTGGACGAGTTCCGCATGGACGGCCTGCGCTGGGATGGCACCAAGTACATCCGCCGGACCGACCAATTCGGCATCGACATTCCCGAGGGCTGGAGCCTGCTGCAGTGGTGCAACAACGAGATCGACGCGGCCTATCCCGGGAAGCTGTCAATCGCCGAGGATTTCGACGATAACGACTGGGTCACCAAGCCCACCGGAGCGGGCGGCGCCGGCTTCGACACCCAGTGGGACTGGTTCGTGCACAGCATCCGCAGCGTCGTCGAGGAAACCAGCGACGCCAACCGCAGCATGGCCTCCGTGCGCGACATCATTCTGCAGAATTACAACGGCGTCCACACCCAGCGCATCATCTACACCGAGAGCCACGACGAGGACGCCAACGGCAAGAGCCGCGTGCCCTCCGAGATCAGCCCCGCTGCGCCGGGCAACTGGTATGCCCGCAAGCGCAGCACGCTCGCCGCGGCGGTCGCCTTTTTCAGCCCCGGCATTCCCATGATGTTCATGGGCCAGGAGTTTCTTGAGGATGGCTACTTCGATCCGAACGATCCGCTGGATTGGAGCAAGACCACGACCTACGCCGGCATCCTGCAGCTCTACAAGGACATGATCGCGCTGCGGCGCAATTTGAACGGGGAAACCCGCGGCCTGACCGGCGCCAGCACCAATGTCTTCCATGTGAACGACTGGAACAAGGTCATCGCCTGGCATCGCTGGGAGAATGGCGGCGGCGGCGACGATGTGGTGGTGCTGGCGAACTTCAGCACCTGGCCGCTGACCAACTACCGGATCGGCCTGCCCCGTCCCGGCATGTGGCGCTGCCGGATGAACAGCGACTGGAATGGCTACTCGAGCGACTACGCGAACACGCTCTGCGTGGATATCGAGGCTGATGGAGGCCCCTATGACGGGATGCCCTACAGCGGCAACTTCAACGCGGGTGCGTATTCCTTCATCGTCTACAGCCAGGATGGAGCGAGCCAGGGCAATCCATCGGACCTCAACGGAGACTGCGTAGTCGACTCGGGGGATCTCGGCCTGCTGCTGCTTGACTTCGGCCCCTGCCCCGGCTGCGCCAGCGACTTGGACGGAAGCGGCGAGGTCGACGGCGGCGATGTTGGCGTGCTCCTGCTTGACTACGACTGGACCTGTTCCTGA
- the glgP gene encoding alpha-glucan family phosphorylase, with protein MAHPDTPSAKMRSNLSPATVTPLKRKPASQKVAITPKDAKALEGLERDLHNIAADLWWSWNEIGRRPFAALDPSTWEASGHNPLAVLARLDHSMFATRCQEPEFVGMIRAARDAQKIYHSTEPWFERTAPAGSSTLHVAYFCSEFAIHESLQQYAGGLGVLAGDHMKSASDLGVPITGVGLLYQRGYYLQQLRTDGSTRVIEPYWSTEQMPLTDEKLVIRVPLGNRKVRAKIWSMRIGRVRIMLLDTDLKANKKRDRRLTEGLYKGEPALRLRQQVLLGVGGVIALRELRLKPTVFHLNEGHAAFASVTRLAALVDDGVSIEKAIEQVRGSTVFTTHTPVPAGHDRYDAEEVADLMEPCWKKAGLARRAFLEMGSENPNDPKATFCMTVLALRTAQFVNGVAALHGRVSREMWQGVFGAADAALVPIGHVTNGVHARTWLAPEAEAFWKKHIGLDLDRIETGEDPWKSVPNVDPAALWQLRSDLRNRLVHFIRERLLMQAMRRGDAPDPALRSLHAFDPAALTIGFARRFATYKRAPLIFRDAERLRRILGDAKRPVQIVFAGKAHPRDKDGQAYAAQVHHWATESGFEGRIVLLEEYDMHVGRMLVSGCDVWLNNPLRPYEASGTSGMKPPMHGGINLSILDGWWPEACDGTNGWAIGDGREGTDREEQDRIDAESLYGLLENEVVPDFFDRDHGGVPQRWLQRCIRSAATIPGRFNSHRMVAEYLEKSYLPALESSKQK; from the coding sequence ATGGCTCATCCCGACACTCCCTCGGCCAAGATGCGATCGAACCTCTCCCCGGCGACGGTCACGCCATTGAAAAGGAAGCCCGCCTCGCAGAAAGTTGCCATCACGCCAAAGGACGCCAAAGCGCTTGAAGGCCTCGAGCGAGATCTGCACAACATCGCCGCCGACCTCTGGTGGTCCTGGAACGAGATCGGTCGGCGCCCCTTCGCGGCGCTTGATCCCTCCACGTGGGAGGCCTCGGGGCACAATCCGCTGGCCGTGCTGGCCCGGCTGGACCATTCCATGTTCGCCACGCGCTGCCAGGAGCCGGAGTTCGTCGGCATGATCCGCGCCGCCCGCGACGCCCAGAAGATCTATCACTCCACCGAGCCCTGGTTCGAGCGCACCGCGCCCGCCGGCAGCTCCACGCTGCATGTGGCCTATTTTTGCAGTGAGTTCGCCATCCACGAGAGCCTGCAGCAGTACGCCGGCGGACTCGGCGTGCTGGCCGGTGACCACATGAAGAGCGCCAGCGACCTGGGCGTGCCGATCACCGGAGTCGGGCTTCTCTACCAGCGCGGCTACTACCTGCAGCAGCTGCGGACCGACGGTTCGACGCGGGTGATCGAGCCCTACTGGTCGACCGAGCAGATGCCGTTGACCGATGAGAAGCTGGTCATCCGGGTTCCGCTGGGCAACCGGAAGGTCCGCGCCAAGATCTGGTCGATGCGGATCGGACGCGTCCGAATCATGCTGCTGGACACCGATCTCAAGGCCAACAAGAAACGCGACCGCCGACTGACCGAGGGCCTCTACAAGGGCGAGCCGGCGCTGCGGCTGCGCCAGCAGGTGCTGCTGGGCGTCGGCGGCGTGATTGCACTGCGCGAGCTCAGGCTCAAGCCGACCGTCTTCCACCTGAACGAGGGCCACGCGGCCTTCGCCTCGGTGACCCGGCTGGCGGCGCTGGTCGATGATGGCGTCTCCATCGAGAAGGCCATTGAGCAGGTCCGCGGCAGCACGGTCTTCACCACGCACACCCCGGTGCCCGCGGGACACGACCGCTATGACGCCGAGGAGGTTGCCGACCTCATGGAACCCTGCTGGAAGAAGGCCGGCCTGGCCCGGCGCGCCTTCCTGGAGATGGGCTCGGAGAATCCCAACGATCCCAAGGCGACCTTCTGCATGACGGTGCTCGCCCTTCGCACCGCCCAGTTCGTCAACGGCGTCGCGGCGCTGCACGGACGGGTGAGCCGCGAAATGTGGCAGGGGGTCTTCGGGGCCGCCGACGCGGCGCTGGTGCCGATCGGCCATGTCACCAACGGCGTCCATGCCCGCACCTGGCTCGCCCCCGAGGCCGAGGCCTTCTGGAAAAAGCACATCGGCCTGGATCTTGATCGCATCGAGACCGGCGAAGATCCCTGGAAAAGTGTTCCCAACGTCGACCCCGCGGCTCTCTGGCAGCTGCGAAGCGACCTGCGCAATCGCCTGGTCCACTTCATCCGCGAACGGCTGCTCATGCAGGCGATGCGTCGCGGCGACGCGCCGGATCCGGCCCTGCGTTCCCTCCACGCCTTCGATCCCGCGGCGCTGACCATCGGCTTTGCCCGCCGCTTCGCCACCTACAAGCGGGCCCCCCTGATCTTCCGCGACGCGGAGCGTCTGCGCCGCATTTTGGGCGATGCCAAGCGGCCGGTTCAGATCGTCTTCGCGGGCAAGGCCCATCCGCGCGACAAGGATGGCCAGGCCTACGCAGCTCAGGTGCATCACTGGGCGACGGAGTCCGGCTTCGAGGGGCGCATCGTGCTGCTGGAGGAGTACGACATGCATGTCGGCCGCATGCTGGTGAGCGGCTGCGACGTCTGGTTGAATAATCCGCTGCGGCCCTACGAGGCCAGCGGCACCAGCGGCATGAAGCCCCCCATGCATGGCGGAATCAACCTGAGCATCCTGGATGGCTGGTGGCCCGAGGCCTGTGACGGCACCAACGGCTGGGCGATCGGCGATGGCCGCGAGGGGACCGATCGCGAGGAGCAGGATCGGATCGACGCGGAGAGCCTCTACGGCCTCCTGGAGAACGAAGTGGTGCCCGACTTCTTCGATCGAGATCACGGCGGTGTGCCCCAGCGCTGGCTCCAGCGCTGCATCCGAAGCGCGGCGACCATTCCCGGCCGGTTCAATTCCCACCGGATGGTGGCGGAATACCTGGAGAAGTCCTATCTGCCGGCGCTGGAAAGCTCGAAGCAGAAATAG
- a CDS encoding alpha-glucosidase C-terminal domain-containing protein, producing the protein MRRATRLIAFRLLSIAAIGSLCFAARIAPPEEFPPKAPIVAKSAEPIPGSLPPSLTAVKAAGKRWRVDFTFKPQEPNPKSVSLAGSFNTWNKLATPMRRAPDGAWTASVELPEGVTLYKFVVDGEQWFADPANPEGDPDGNGGRNSVLRLGDAALLRQAQGVRGDGKINAAALGHDPARAQDREHRRDDSWAIRYRTLAEDVDSVNLATRELGSFPMRRVGRLDSFDWWEVVLPRPRSRTDYTFLISDGATQLRDAEIYSLDPAAASSFVTPDWAKNAVWYHIMVDRFRNGDASNDPQNTRPWRSEWYATSPWEGANGETFYNHFVFGRMYGGDIAGMTQALPYLKELGVNALYLLPMFEASTPHKYNATNYLHIDDAFGKQGGYAKAAAVEDLLDSKTWTWTESDKQFLAFLKEAKKQGFKVIIDGVFNHVGTHHPAFLDVKKNGRESRFADWFNIKSWDPFDYEGWFGHSELPTFRKDEEHGIASDSARRHILEVTRRWMDPNGDGDPSDGIDGWRLDVPNEIPMSFWREWRTLVKKINPQAYITGEIWTRADAWLDGNAFDAVMNYEFCKPAIEWIINRTTRITPSELDAHLAKLRLAYPAEATYAMQNLLDSHDTDRIVSMARNPDRVYNENNREQSVTTYDASKPREEDYRRVRLLALLQMTYVGAPMIWYGTEAGMWGSGDPNNRKPMLWKDHEPYEQPEDNHVMGEQLAYYKSVTALRNNHSALRTGSFQTVLTDDAKNVWVFLRSDASEQVLVALNASDQGAMVELPAEIGEGWSLIFGSQVEKTKFPAVTIPATAGCVWVRPAPK; encoded by the coding sequence ATGCGTCGTGCCACTCGCCTCATCGCCTTTCGGCTCCTCTCGATCGCGGCGATCGGATCGTTGTGCTTCGCGGCGCGCATAGCGCCGCCGGAGGAGTTTCCACCGAAGGCGCCGATCGTCGCCAAAAGCGCGGAGCCGATTCCGGGATCGCTGCCACCCTCCTTGACCGCCGTGAAAGCCGCGGGCAAGCGCTGGCGGGTCGACTTCACCTTCAAGCCGCAGGAGCCGAATCCCAAAAGCGTTTCGCTCGCGGGAAGTTTCAACACATGGAACAAGCTGGCGACTCCGATGCGCCGCGCTCCCGATGGCGCCTGGACGGCGAGCGTGGAACTGCCCGAGGGCGTCACGCTCTACAAGTTCGTCGTCGACGGCGAGCAATGGTTCGCGGATCCGGCGAATCCCGAGGGCGATCCCGACGGAAACGGCGGCCGGAACTCGGTGCTGCGACTCGGTGATGCGGCGTTGCTCCGGCAGGCGCAGGGCGTTCGCGGCGATGGCAAGATCAACGCCGCCGCGCTGGGCCACGATCCCGCCCGCGCCCAGGACCGGGAGCATCGGCGCGACGACTCCTGGGCGATCCGCTACCGCACCCTCGCGGAGGACGTGGATTCAGTAAACTTGGCGACCCGCGAACTCGGCTCTTTCCCCATGCGGCGCGTCGGGCGGCTCGACTCGTTTGACTGGTGGGAAGTTGTTCTTCCCAGACCCCGTTCGCGGACGGACTACACCTTCCTCATCTCCGACGGAGCCACGCAATTGCGCGACGCCGAAATCTATTCCCTCGACCCCGCGGCCGCCTCCTCCTTCGTCACGCCCGACTGGGCCAAGAACGCGGTCTGGTACCACATCATGGTCGACCGCTTCCGCAACGGCGATGCCTCCAATGATCCGCAGAACACCCGTCCCTGGCGGAGCGAGTGGTACGCGACCAGCCCCTGGGAAGGCGCCAACGGCGAGACCTTCTACAACCACTTCGTCTTCGGCCGCATGTACGGCGGCGACATCGCCGGCATGACGCAGGCGCTGCCCTATCTCAAGGAGCTGGGCGTGAACGCGCTCTACCTGCTGCCGATGTTCGAGGCCAGCACGCCGCACAAGTACAACGCGACCAACTACCTCCACATCGACGACGCCTTCGGAAAGCAGGGCGGCTACGCCAAGGCCGCGGCCGTCGAGGACTTGCTGGATTCCAAGACCTGGACCTGGACTGAAAGCGACAAGCAATTCCTCGCCTTCCTGAAGGAGGCCAAGAAGCAGGGCTTCAAGGTGATCATCGACGGTGTCTTCAACCATGTCGGCACCCATCATCCGGCCTTCCTCGACGTGAAGAAGAATGGCCGCGAGAGCCGCTTCGCGGATTGGTTCAACATCAAGAGCTGGGATCCCTTCGACTATGAGGGTTGGTTCGGTCACAGCGAGCTGCCGACCTTCCGCAAGGACGAGGAGCATGGCATCGCCAGTGACAGCGCGCGCAGGCACATTCTTGAAGTCACGCGGCGCTGGATGGATCCCAACGGCGACGGCGATCCGAGCGACGGCATCGACGGCTGGCGCCTCGATGTGCCCAACGAGATCCCGATGTCCTTCTGGCGCGAGTGGCGCACGCTGGTCAAGAAGATCAACCCCCAGGCCTACATCACCGGCGAGATCTGGACGCGGGCCGACGCCTGGCTGGACGGCAACGCCTTCGACGCGGTGATGAACTACGAGTTCTGCAAGCCGGCCATCGAGTGGATCATCAACCGCACGACCCGGATCACGCCGAGCGAGCTGGATGCGCACCTGGCCAAACTTCGGCTGGCCTATCCGGCCGAGGCCACGTATGCGATGCAGAATCTGCTGGACAGCCACGACACCGACCGGATCGTCAGCATGGCGCGCAATCCCGACCGCGTCTACAACGAGAACAACCGCGAGCAGTCGGTGACGACCTACGACGCCTCCAAGCCCCGCGAGGAGGACTACCGCCGCGTGAGGCTGCTGGCCCTGCTGCAGATGACCTACGTTGGCGCGCCGATGATCTGGTATGGCACCGAGGCGGGCATGTGGGGCTCGGGCGATCCCAACAACCGCAAGCCGATGCTGTGGAAGGATCATGAGCCCTACGAGCAGCCCGAAGACAACCATGTCATGGGCGAGCAGCTGGCCTACTACAAGAGCGTGACGGCGCTGCGCAACAATCACTCGGCGCTGCGCACCGGCTCCTTCCAGACGGTGCTGACCGACGACGCGAAGAATGTCTGGGTCTTCCTGCGCAGCGACGCGAGCGAGCAGGTCCTGGTCGCCTTGAACGCGAGCGACCAGGGGGCCATGGTCGAGTTGCCCGCGGAGATCGGCGAAGGTTGGTCCCTGATCTTCGGATCGCAGGTGGAAAAGACGAAGTTCCCCGCCGTGACGATCCCAGCCACCGCCGGCTGCGTGTGGGTCCGTCCCGCTCCCAAATGA
- a CDS encoding 4-alpha-glucanotransferase — translation MSTSIFDHRQAGVLLHLGSVPGPHGIGDLGPQAFRVADWIAASGSTLWQMLPVGPVGKGDSPYSATSSFAIEPLFLSLEELARKGLLSRESLKAPASLGRGKTDYTRARAFKWPRFLEAFERFTRKGGIRSASFQKFRRDHRNWLPGWCDFASRQDGREPALHAFVQFMLAEQWQRLRRHCSKRGVHLIGDLPIFVSLDSADVCDHPELFRLDAKGRPEVVTGVPPDCFSKDGQLWEHPHYRWPAHRRQRFAWWISRVRIALNRFDALRIDHFVGLNHAYEIPGAARTARKGEWRPTPGRELLTAIRKKLGVLPLIAEDLGALTPAAEKLRDDFGLPGMKLLHNAFYGPNSGDLPHRHPKRSVIYPGTHDNDTTRGWWQGLAPPARARFLALSGADSSRPEKAMIRMAYGSPANTAIVAAQDLLGLERRDRMNVPGVAVGNWSWRLEPGALRAPMAARLRKLALDSGRLAL, via the coding sequence GTGTCAACCTCCATCTTTGACCATCGTCAAGCCGGCGTGTTGCTGCACCTCGGCAGCGTGCCCGGTCCACACGGCATCGGCGACCTGGGTCCGCAGGCCTTCCGCGTGGCCGACTGGATCGCCGCCTCGGGCTCGACCCTGTGGCAGATGCTTCCGGTGGGACCGGTCGGCAAGGGGGACTCGCCCTATTCGGCGACCAGCAGCTTTGCGATCGAGCCGCTCTTCCTCAGCCTGGAAGAACTGGCACGCAAAGGATTGCTTTCAAGGGAATCGTTGAAGGCGCCCGCTTCCCTTGGCCGCGGCAAGACTGATTACACAAGAGCTCGCGCCTTCAAATGGCCGCGTTTCCTTGAGGCATTCGAGCGATTCACCCGGAAAGGGGGAATTCGCAGCGCGAGCTTCCAGAAGTTTCGCCGCGATCATCGCAACTGGCTGCCCGGCTGGTGCGACTTCGCCTCGCGGCAGGATGGCCGCGAGCCCGCGCTGCACGCCTTCGTGCAATTCATGTTGGCCGAGCAATGGCAGCGGCTGCGCCGGCACTGCTCCAAACGTGGCGTGCATCTGATCGGCGACCTGCCCATTTTCGTGAGCCTGGACTCCGCGGATGTGTGCGACCACCCCGAGCTCTTCCGCCTGGACGCGAAGGGACGCCCCGAGGTGGTGACCGGCGTGCCTCCCGATTGCTTCTCGAAGGATGGCCAGCTCTGGGAGCATCCGCACTATCGCTGGCCCGCGCATCGCCGCCAGCGCTTCGCATGGTGGATCAGCCGCGTCAGGATCGCCCTGAATCGCTTCGACGCGCTGCGCATCGACCACTTCGTGGGGTTGAATCACGCCTATGAAATACCCGGCGCCGCCAGGACGGCGCGAAAGGGCGAGTGGCGGCCGACGCCCGGCCGTGAACTCCTGACCGCGATCCGCAAAAAACTCGGCGTGCTTCCGTTGATCGCCGAGGATCTGGGGGCGCTGACACCCGCGGCCGAAAAATTGCGCGACGACTTCGGCCTGCCCGGCATGAAGCTGCTGCACAACGCCTTCTACGGGCCGAACTCGGGCGACCTTCCCCACCGGCATCCGAAGCGCAGCGTGATCTATCCCGGCACACACGACAACGACACCACGCGTGGCTGGTGGCAGGGGCTCGCGCCCCCGGCGCGCGCCCGATTCCTCGCCCTCTCCGGTGCGGATTCATCCCGGCCCGAAAAAGCCATGATCCGCATGGCCTACGGCAGCCCCGCCAACACCGCCATCGTTGCGGCGCAGGACCTTTTGGGACTGGAACGCCGCGATCGCATGAACGTGCCCGGGGTCGCCGTCGGAAACTGGTCCTGGCGGCTGGAACCGGGGGCCTTGAGGGCGCCCATGGCGGCGCGGCTGCGAAAATTGGCCCTGGATTCCGGACGGCTTGCACTGTGA